Proteins co-encoded in one Stomoxys calcitrans chromosome 5, idStoCalc2.1, whole genome shotgun sequence genomic window:
- the LOC106089092 gene encoding probable salivary secreted peptide, which produces MLRISPILVIVLLGLLANDTVSAAKSVNDKSHHVTFGAQGPREVHLGRFTAMEKFKPMQIVEGKFIYSVKPNDLHYDRTITRIVVTDQYDNGNGGYATLKDGGPSTNYAVIQFKSQRNHGYNFIIDIYGI; this is translated from the exons ATGTTACGGATTTCCCCTATACTAGTCATTGTACTATTGGGCTTATTGGCAAACGACACTGTTTCGGCGGCTAAAAGTGTCAACGATAAAAGCCATCATGTAACCTTTGGTGCCCAAGGGCCAAGAGAAGTGCATTTGGGACGGTTTACGGCAATGGAGAAATTTAAACCCATGCAAATAGTGGAAGGGAAATTCATTTACAGTGTAAAG CCCAATGATTTACACTATGACCGCACCATTACCCGCATTGTAGTCACCGATCAATATGACAATGGCAACGGAGGCTATGCCACCCTTAAGGATGGGGGTCCCAGCACTAACTATGCGGTCATTCAGTTCAAATCTCAACGCAATCATGGCTATAATTTTATTATTGACATATATGGcatataa